A genomic segment from Geitlerinema sp. PCC 7407 encodes:
- the rpsF gene encoding 30S ribosomal protein S6: protein MKNFLYETMYILRPDMGEEQVDQAIEKYQSILRDQGAEIVETQHRGKRRLAYEINRHREGIYVQMNYNAPGNAIAIMERAMRLNEDVIRYLTVKQEVVAAEAEQEG from the coding sequence ATGAAAAATTTTCTGTACGAAACCATGTACATCCTGCGCCCCGACATGGGTGAAGAGCAGGTCGATCAGGCGATCGAAAAGTACCAAAGCATTTTGCGGGACCAAGGTGCCGAGATCGTTGAAACTCAGCACCGCGGCAAGCGCCGTCTGGCCTACGAAATCAACCGTCACCGGGAAGGCATTTACGTACAAATGAACTACAATGCTCCCGGCAACGCGATCGCCATCATGGAGCGCGCAATGCGCCTGAACGAAGACGTCATTCGCTACCTGACGGTGAAGCAAGAAGTCGTCGCGGCTGAAGCTGAGCAAGAAGGCTAA
- a CDS encoding fumarylacetoacetate hydrolase family protein, which yields MAQRYVRVQTTEGQVHYGLLQLNQEVQVLDAPPWLKGQLTGLVLAPESYRLLAPCSPSKIVAVGKNYAAHAAEMGTPVPAEPLIFLKPSTAVIPTEEAIAYPSQSQRVDYEGELALVIGDRCKDCTPEEAQAKIWGYTIANDVTARDLQRQDGPWARAKGFDTFCPLGPWLVRELSPAARLQTFLNDAPEPVQSACIDQMVFSPDVLVAFISRIMTLLPGDVVLTGTPEGVGPVSVGDRVRVEIEGIGTLENPVIKRLQPVAPPPETEDDSV from the coding sequence ATGGCGCAACGTTACGTCCGAGTCCAAACCACTGAGGGGCAAGTACACTATGGCTTGTTGCAGCTCAACCAAGAAGTCCAAGTGCTCGATGCCCCGCCTTGGTTGAAGGGGCAGTTAACGGGACTGGTTCTCGCACCGGAGAGCTACCGCTTGCTGGCTCCCTGCTCCCCGTCCAAAATTGTGGCGGTCGGCAAAAATTATGCGGCCCACGCCGCAGAAATGGGAACGCCGGTTCCGGCTGAGCCGCTGATATTTCTCAAGCCTTCGACGGCGGTCATCCCCACAGAAGAGGCGATCGCCTATCCGAGCCAATCCCAGCGAGTCGACTACGAGGGAGAACTGGCCCTGGTGATCGGCGATCGCTGCAAAGACTGCACGCCCGAGGAAGCCCAAGCCAAGATCTGGGGCTACACCATTGCCAACGACGTCACCGCTCGTGACCTCCAGCGCCAAGACGGCCCCTGGGCTCGCGCCAAGGGCTTCGATACCTTCTGCCCCCTGGGTCCCTGGCTAGTGCGAGAGCTGAGCCCTGCAGCCCGTCTCCAGACCTTTCTCAACGACGCTCCGGAGCCCGTTCAGTCTGCCTGCATCGACCAGATGGTTTTCTCGCCCGACGTCCTGGTGGCTTTCATCAGCCGCATCATGACGCTGCTGCCGGGAGACGTCGTTTTGACCGGGACGCCAGAGGGCGTTGGGCCAGTGTCCGTGGGCGATCGCGTTCGGGTCGAGATCGAGGGCATCGGCACCCTCGAAAATCCCGTTATCAAGCGTTTACAGCCCGTTGCTCCGCCTCCCGAAACCGAAGACGACAGCGTCTAG
- a CDS encoding Tic20 family protein, translated as MTWRGSATPADRIFAALPYLLPLIEGLIFGQFLFAQFPQLALIFLPLFPLLQLYASIPLAGLIIFFALFFLVVRNENISHFIRFNTMQAILIDILLSITRLIVQLSGSALSSGFLAETLFNVIFLGVFAACAYSIVQSLLGRYAEIPTLSEAVHMQVR; from the coding sequence ATGACATGGCGCGGATCAGCCACTCCCGCAGACAGGATTTTTGCGGCTTTGCCCTATTTGCTTCCCTTGATTGAGGGGTTGATCTTCGGGCAGTTTTTGTTCGCTCAGTTTCCCCAGCTGGCGCTTATTTTCTTGCCGCTGTTTCCCTTGCTACAGCTGTACGCCAGTATTCCTCTGGCGGGACTGATTATTTTCTTTGCGCTCTTTTTCCTGGTGGTGCGCAACGAAAACATCAGTCACTTCATCCGCTTCAACACCATGCAGGCAATTTTGATTGACATTTTGCTGTCAATTACTCGCCTGATTGTGCAGCTTTCGGGGTCTGCGCTGAGCAGTGGCTTCCTTGCTGAAACGCTGTTCAACGTGATTTTCTTGGGCGTTTTTGCAGCCTGTGCTTATAGCATCGTGCAGTCGCTCTTGGGCCGATACGCCGAGATCCCAACCCTGTCGGAAGCGGTCCATATGCAGGTTCGCTAG